The following coding sequences lie in one Apostichopus japonicus isolate 1M-3 chromosome 13, ASM3797524v1, whole genome shotgun sequence genomic window:
- the LOC139978628 gene encoding uncharacterized protein isoform X2: MYNLRCRRQPTPNLNKKLADRNGLSVQWINKEKGRGVFATEEISSGEFLLQYRGDLTTRKNAEIRCQKKVADITYLYFFMHNGQNLCVDATKEDNSLGRLVNDDKRNANCFMKVAKDDVIPHLCLYAKKKILPGEEITYDYGGYCPWRKKTTNEEHDEVPQEEMNTMTTNEEHDEVPQEEMNTMTTNEEHVEVPQEEMNTMTTNEEQDEVPQEEMNTMTTNEEHDEVPQEEMNTMETACKSTSVSFTESPNGALYFDADLRKYHHSLDNNPNEPVFLDEMTGNMYSYDICTVSCQEEYPELQPVFDKMMQQIEEQTSDDDSDKAIYEENDSKTSDDDNDKAIYEENDSKTSDDDNDKAIYEENDSKIPKRLRKLRQLRSYSKDDAVESDFVPFDEESDTSSEEDANTSDEGYAADENQPSTSNKVCVLSTEYTAPEEKSKRAWNRQHYCIYCEKTVLQIARHFKTHHFDESLVIKALNEPKKSKERNAIFEELRKKGDHAHNIKVFKEGKGQLLVYKRPQMGLLDAEDFIPCPDCHGYFAKRSLWRHQKNCTSESKNESKQTLGLRRAARVLLPTKADCSSKLQNILAGMKADNIVLTIRADPWLCKLGEHYINDSPNAHYIVSDRMRSVARLLLETQKLNCAIKSAKDLVNPCHFDNVISGVKGCCGFDDASQMFATPSLAKKLGQSLNVLADISIAEAIKAADASQENMAEQFLKLKKLQWNKKIATKIYKQQSKQKWQKPPKIPLTADTVKLYQLLSCNIKETKESLKTEVTTSLWRELASLTLTQLIMFNRRRPGETQNLKLEDYKQQTGQKKDFQDEIYDSLPVAQKIASKRLSLIMTRGKRDRGVPVMLTPNMKDSIEILNNTRELAGVDPQNPYIFACPSGESLQPLRGYDCLHKYAQQCGAQNPERLTATNMRKHLATLSQILNLSESELEQLANHLGHNISVHKEYYRLPQDVIFLAKVSKLLLTAEKGHIHKYQGKALADFEIDNKELLSDREMSDENESEIDEVETQEIPDSQAHTTVNTKYKKRVISSRTKWSKHEETAVMNDPQLKKAIKTMHPPAYKACHDARENNACLQNRSITQIKSKVWNIIQKKSKAQLQKEH, from the exons ATGCCAACTGCTTCATGAAGGTTGCAAAAGATGATGTAATACCACATCTTTGTCTATATGCTAAGAAGAAAATACTACCAGGGGAGGAGATAACATATGACTATGGTGGTTATTGCCCTTGGAGAAAGAAG ACAACTAATGAAGAGCATGATGAAGTACCTCAGGAGGAAATGAATACTATG ACAACTAATGAAGAGCATGATGAAGTACCTCAGGAGGAAATGAATACTATG ACAACTAATGAAGAGCATGTTGAAGTGCCTCAGGAGGAAATGAATACTATG ACAACTAATGAAGAGCAGGATGAAGTACCTCAGGAGGAAATGAATACTATG ACAACTAATGAAGAGCATGATGAAGTGCCTCAGGAGGAAATGAATACTATG GAAACTGCATGCAAATCAACATCAGTCTCATTCACAG AATCCCCAAATGGTGCATTATATTTTGATGCTGATCTGAGAAAATACCATCATTCACTTG ATAACAACCCCAATGAGCCTGTGTTTTTGGATGAAATGACAGGGAATATGTACTCATATG ATATTTGTACTGTATCCTGCCAAGAG GAGTATCCTGAACTTCAACCAGTATTTGATAAAATGATGCAGCAAATAGAAGAACAG ACATCTGATGATGATAGTGACAAAGCTATCTACGAAGAAAATGATTCcaag ACatctgatgatgataatgacaaaGCTATCTATGAAGAAAATGATTCcaag ACatctgatgatgataatgacaaaGCTATCTATGAAGAAAATGATTCcaag ATTCCAAAAAGGCTAAGGAAACTTAGACAATTAAGAAGCTACTCTAAAGATGATGCTGTCGAAAGTGATTTTGTACCATTTGATGAAGAAAGCGACACCTCTTCAGAAGAAGATGCTAACACATCAGATGAAGGCTATGCTGCTGATGAGAATCAACCCAGTACTAGTAATAAGGTATGTGTATTATCAACAGAGTACACTGCCCCAGAGGAAAAATCAAAAAGAGCTTGGAACAGACAACACTACTGCATCTACTGTGAGAAAACTGTTCTACAAATAGCACGACATTTCAAAACTCATCATTTTGATGAATCATTGGTGATTAAGGCCTTAAATGAACCTAAAAAGTCAAAGGAACGAAATGCCATTTTTgaagaattaagaaaaaagGGGGACCATGCCCACAATATAAAAGTcttcaaagaaggaaaaggtCAACTTTTGGTGTATAAAAGACCACAAATGGGGCTACTGGATGCAGAGGATTTCATTCCTTGTCCAGATTGTCACGGATATTTTGCAAAAAGATCTCTCTGGAGACACCAGAAAAATTGCACCTCAGAATctaaaaatgaaagtaaacaaacctTGGGCCTTCGGAGAGCTGCCAGAGTACTGCTTCCCACAAAGGCAGACTGCAGTTCAAAACTGCAGAACATACTTGCAGGTATGAAGGCTGACAATATTGTATTAACAATACGTGCAGATCCTTGGTTATGCAAATTGGGGGAACACTACATCAATGACAGCCCAAATGCACACTACATTGTATCAGATAGGATGAGATCTGTTGCACGTCTTCTTCTCGAGACCCAAAAGCTAAATTGTGCCATAAAATCAGCTAAAGATTTAGTAAATCCATGCCATTTTGATAATGTAATTTCAGGTGTGAAGGGCTGCTGTGGGTTTGACGATGCATCGCAAATGTTTGCCACACCATCATTGGCTAAAAAGCTAGGTCAAAGCTTAAATGTGCTGGCAGATATAAGTATTGCAGAAGCAATAAAAGCTGCAGATGCTTCACAAGAGAACATGGCCGAGCAATTCTTAAAGCTTAAGAAATTGCAGTGGAACAAGAAAATTGCCACTAAAATCTACAAACAGCAAAGCAAACAAAAGTGGCAAAAGCCCCCTAAAATACCACTAACAGCTGATACTGTGAAATTGTATCAACTATTATCATGTAACATAAAAGAGAcaaaagaaagtttgaaaacagAGGTAACAACATCGCTATGGAGGGAGTTGGCCTCACTAACTCTTACACAACTGATAATGTTTAACAGACGTCGACCTGGGGAAACCCAGAATCTTAAACTGGAAGATTACAAACAACAAACAGGGCAAAAAAAAGACTTTCAAGATGAGATATATGATTCACTTCCAGTAGCACAAAAAATTGCCTCAAAAAGGCTAAGCCTAATAATGACAAGGGGTAAGCGAGACCGCGGTGTTCCAGTAATGCTAACCCCCAACATGAAAGATTCAATAGAAATACTGAACAACACTAGGGAACTTGCTGGTGTTGATCCCCAAAACCCTTACATCTTTGCATGCCCATCAGGGGAGTCTCTACAGCCTCTTCGTGGATATGATTGCCTGCATAAATATGCACAACAGTGTGGGGCTCAAAATCCTGAACGCCTTACAGCCACAAATATGAGGAAGCATCTTGCTACATTGTCACAAATTTTGAATCTTTCAGAATCAGAATTAGAACAACTGGCTAATCACTTGGGGCATAATATCAGTGTTCACAAAGAATACTACCGCCTTCCACAAGATGTGATATTTCTTGCGAAAGTCAGCAAACTGTTACTTACTGCTGAAAAGGGCCATATTCATAAGTATCAAGGAAAAGCTTTGGCAGATTTTGAAATAGATAATAAAGAACTCTTGTCAGATAGAGAAATGTCTGATGAGAATGAAAGTGAGATAGATGAAGTTGAAACTCAAGAAATACCTGATAGCCAGGCTCATACAACtgtcaatacaaaatacaaaaagagAGTAATATCCTCAAGAACAAAATGGAGTAAACATGAAGAAACGGCTGTCATGAATGACCCACAGCTTAAGAAAGCCATCAAAACCATGCATCCTCCTGCATACAAAGCATGTCATGATGCAAGAGAAAACAATGCCTGTTTGCAAAATAGGTCAATTACACAAATCAAATCCAAAGTTTGGAACATTATACAGAAAAAATCTAAAGCACAGTTACAAAAGGAGCATTAG
- the LOC139978628 gene encoding uncharacterized protein isoform X4, translated as MYNLRCRRQPTPNLNKKLADRNGLSVQWINKEKGRGVFATEEISSGEFLLQYRGDLTTRKNAEIRCQKKVADITYLYFFMHNGQNLCVDATKEDNSLGRLVNDDKRNANCFMKVAKDDVIPHLCLYAKKKILPGEEITYDYGGYCPWRKKTTNEEHDEVPQEEMNTMTTNEEHDEVPQEEMNTMTTNEEHVEVPQEEMNTMTTNEEQDEVPQEEMNTMTTNEEHDEVPQEEMNTMETACKSTSVSFTESPNGALYFDADLRKYHHSLDNNPNEPVFLDEMTGNMYSYDICTVSCQEEYPELQPVFDKMMQQIEEQTSDDDSDKAIYEENDSKTSDDDNDKAIYEENDSKIPKRLRKLRQLRSYSKDDAVESDFVPFDEESDTSSEEDANTSDEGYAADENQPSTSNKVCVLSTEYTAPEEKSKRAWNRQHYCIYCEKTVLQIARHFKTHHFDESLVIKALNEPKKSKERNAIFEELRKKGDHAHNIKVFKEGKGQLLVYKRPQMGLLDAEDFIPCPDCHGYFAKRSLWRHQKNCTSESKNESKQTLGLRRAARVLLPTKADCSSKLQNILAGMKADNIVLTIRADPWLCKLGEHYINDSPNAHYIVSDRMRSVARLLLETQKLNCAIKSAKDLVNPCHFDNVISGVKGCCGFDDASQMFATPSLAKKLGQSLNVLADISIAEAIKAADASQENMAEQFLKLKKLQWNKKIATKIYKQQSKQKWQKPPKIPLTADTVKLYQLLSCNIKETKESLKTEVTTSLWRELASLTLTQLIMFNRRRPGETQNLKLEDYKQQTGQKKDFQDEIYDSLPVAQKIASKRLSLIMTRGKRDRGVPVMLTPNMKDSIEILNNTRELAGVDPQNPYIFACPSGESLQPLRGYDCLHKYAQQCGAQNPERLTATNMRKHLATLSQILNLSESELEQLANHLGHNISVHKEYYRLPQDVIFLAKVSKLLLTAEKGHIHKYQGKALADFEIDNKELLSDREMSDENESEIDEVETQEIPDSQAHTTVNTKYKKRVISSRTKWSKHEETAVMNDPQLKKAIKTMHPPAYKACHDARENNACLQNRSITQIKSKVWNIIQKKSKAQLQKEH; from the exons ATGCCAACTGCTTCATGAAGGTTGCAAAAGATGATGTAATACCACATCTTTGTCTATATGCTAAGAAGAAAATACTACCAGGGGAGGAGATAACATATGACTATGGTGGTTATTGCCCTTGGAGAAAGAAG ACAACTAATGAAGAGCATGATGAAGTACCTCAGGAGGAAATGAATACTATG ACAACTAATGAAGAGCATGATGAAGTACCTCAGGAGGAAATGAATACTATG ACAACTAATGAAGAGCATGTTGAAGTGCCTCAGGAGGAAATGAATACTATG ACAACTAATGAAGAGCAGGATGAAGTACCTCAGGAGGAAATGAATACTATG ACAACTAATGAAGAGCATGATGAAGTGCCTCAGGAGGAAATGAATACTATG GAAACTGCATGCAAATCAACATCAGTCTCATTCACAG AATCCCCAAATGGTGCATTATATTTTGATGCTGATCTGAGAAAATACCATCATTCACTTG ATAACAACCCCAATGAGCCTGTGTTTTTGGATGAAATGACAGGGAATATGTACTCATATG ATATTTGTACTGTATCCTGCCAAGAG GAGTATCCTGAACTTCAACCAGTATTTGATAAAATGATGCAGCAAATAGAAGAACAG ACATCTGATGATGATAGTGACAAAGCTATCTACGAAGAAAATGATTCcaag ACatctgatgatgataatgacaaaGCTATCTATGAAGAAAATGATTCcaag ATTCCAAAAAGGCTAAGGAAACTTAGACAATTAAGAAGCTACTCTAAAGATGATGCTGTCGAAAGTGATTTTGTACCATTTGATGAAGAAAGCGACACCTCTTCAGAAGAAGATGCTAACACATCAGATGAAGGCTATGCTGCTGATGAGAATCAACCCAGTACTAGTAATAAGGTATGTGTATTATCAACAGAGTACACTGCCCCAGAGGAAAAATCAAAAAGAGCTTGGAACAGACAACACTACTGCATCTACTGTGAGAAAACTGTTCTACAAATAGCACGACATTTCAAAACTCATCATTTTGATGAATCATTGGTGATTAAGGCCTTAAATGAACCTAAAAAGTCAAAGGAACGAAATGCCATTTTTgaagaattaagaaaaaagGGGGACCATGCCCACAATATAAAAGTcttcaaagaaggaaaaggtCAACTTTTGGTGTATAAAAGACCACAAATGGGGCTACTGGATGCAGAGGATTTCATTCCTTGTCCAGATTGTCACGGATATTTTGCAAAAAGATCTCTCTGGAGACACCAGAAAAATTGCACCTCAGAATctaaaaatgaaagtaaacaaacctTGGGCCTTCGGAGAGCTGCCAGAGTACTGCTTCCCACAAAGGCAGACTGCAGTTCAAAACTGCAGAACATACTTGCAGGTATGAAGGCTGACAATATTGTATTAACAATACGTGCAGATCCTTGGTTATGCAAATTGGGGGAACACTACATCAATGACAGCCCAAATGCACACTACATTGTATCAGATAGGATGAGATCTGTTGCACGTCTTCTTCTCGAGACCCAAAAGCTAAATTGTGCCATAAAATCAGCTAAAGATTTAGTAAATCCATGCCATTTTGATAATGTAATTTCAGGTGTGAAGGGCTGCTGTGGGTTTGACGATGCATCGCAAATGTTTGCCACACCATCATTGGCTAAAAAGCTAGGTCAAAGCTTAAATGTGCTGGCAGATATAAGTATTGCAGAAGCAATAAAAGCTGCAGATGCTTCACAAGAGAACATGGCCGAGCAATTCTTAAAGCTTAAGAAATTGCAGTGGAACAAGAAAATTGCCACTAAAATCTACAAACAGCAAAGCAAACAAAAGTGGCAAAAGCCCCCTAAAATACCACTAACAGCTGATACTGTGAAATTGTATCAACTATTATCATGTAACATAAAAGAGAcaaaagaaagtttgaaaacagAGGTAACAACATCGCTATGGAGGGAGTTGGCCTCACTAACTCTTACACAACTGATAATGTTTAACAGACGTCGACCTGGGGAAACCCAGAATCTTAAACTGGAAGATTACAAACAACAAACAGGGCAAAAAAAAGACTTTCAAGATGAGATATATGATTCACTTCCAGTAGCACAAAAAATTGCCTCAAAAAGGCTAAGCCTAATAATGACAAGGGGTAAGCGAGACCGCGGTGTTCCAGTAATGCTAACCCCCAACATGAAAGATTCAATAGAAATACTGAACAACACTAGGGAACTTGCTGGTGTTGATCCCCAAAACCCTTACATCTTTGCATGCCCATCAGGGGAGTCTCTACAGCCTCTTCGTGGATATGATTGCCTGCATAAATATGCACAACAGTGTGGGGCTCAAAATCCTGAACGCCTTACAGCCACAAATATGAGGAAGCATCTTGCTACATTGTCACAAATTTTGAATCTTTCAGAATCAGAATTAGAACAACTGGCTAATCACTTGGGGCATAATATCAGTGTTCACAAAGAATACTACCGCCTTCCACAAGATGTGATATTTCTTGCGAAAGTCAGCAAACTGTTACTTACTGCTGAAAAGGGCCATATTCATAAGTATCAAGGAAAAGCTTTGGCAGATTTTGAAATAGATAATAAAGAACTCTTGTCAGATAGAGAAATGTCTGATGAGAATGAAAGTGAGATAGATGAAGTTGAAACTCAAGAAATACCTGATAGCCAGGCTCATACAACtgtcaatacaaaatacaaaaagagAGTAATATCCTCAAGAACAAAATGGAGTAAACATGAAGAAACGGCTGTCATGAATGACCCACAGCTTAAGAAAGCCATCAAAACCATGCATCCTCCTGCATACAAAGCATGTCATGATGCAAGAGAAAACAATGCCTGTTTGCAAAATAGGTCAATTACACAAATCAAATCCAAAGTTTGGAACATTATACAGAAAAAATCTAAAGCACAGTTACAAAAGGAGCATTAG
- the LOC139978628 gene encoding uncharacterized protein isoform X6 yields the protein MKVAKDDVIPHLCLYAKKKILPGEEITYDYGGYCPWRKKTTNEEHDEVPQEEMNTMTTNEEHDEVPQEEMNTMTTNEEHVEVPQEEMNTMTTNEEQDEVPQEEMNTMTTNEEHDEVPQEEMNTMETACKSTSVSFTESPNGALYFDADLRKYHHSLDNNPNEPVFLDEMTGNMYSYDICTVSCQEEYPELQPVFDKMMQQIEEQTSDDDSDKAIYEENDSKTSDDDNDKAIYEENDSKTSDDDNDKAIYEENDSKTSDDDNDKAIYEENDSKIPKRLRKLRQLRSYSKDDAVESDFVPFDEESDTSSEEDANTSDEGYAADENQPSTSNKVCVLSTEYTAPEEKSKRAWNRQHYCIYCEKTVLQIARHFKTHHFDESLVIKALNEPKKSKERNAIFEELRKKGDHAHNIKVFKEGKGQLLVYKRPQMGLLDAEDFIPCPDCHGYFAKRSLWRHQKNCTSESKNESKQTLGLRRAARVLLPTKADCSSKLQNILAGMKADNIVLTIRADPWLCKLGEHYINDSPNAHYIVSDRMRSVARLLLETQKLNCAIKSAKDLVNPCHFDNVISGVKGCCGFDDASQMFATPSLAKKLGQSLNVLADISIAEAIKAADASQENMAEQFLKLKKLQWNKKIATKIYKQQSKQKWQKPPKIPLTADTVKLYQLLSCNIKETKESLKTEVTTSLWRELASLTLTQLIMFNRRRPGETQNLKLEDYKQQTGQKKDFQDEIYDSLPVAQKIASKRLSLIMTRGKRDRGVPVMLTPNMKDSIEILNNTRELAGVDPQNPYIFACPSGESLQPLRGYDCLHKYAQQCGAQNPERLTATNMRKHLATLSQILNLSESELEQLANHLGHNISVHKEYYRLPQDVIFLAKVSKLLLTAEKGHIHKYQGKALADFEIDNKELLSDREMSDENESEIDEVETQEIPDSQAHTTVNTKYKKRVISSRTKWSKHEETAVMNDPQLKKAIKTMHPPAYKACHDARENNACLQNRSITQIKSKVWNIIQKKSKAQLQKEH from the exons ATGAAGGTTGCAAAAGATGATGTAATACCACATCTTTGTCTATATGCTAAGAAGAAAATACTACCAGGGGAGGAGATAACATATGACTATGGTGGTTATTGCCCTTGGAGAAAGAAG ACAACTAATGAAGAGCATGATGAAGTACCTCAGGAGGAAATGAATACTATG ACAACTAATGAAGAGCATGATGAAGTACCTCAGGAGGAAATGAATACTATG ACAACTAATGAAGAGCATGTTGAAGTGCCTCAGGAGGAAATGAATACTATG ACAACTAATGAAGAGCAGGATGAAGTACCTCAGGAGGAAATGAATACTATG ACAACTAATGAAGAGCATGATGAAGTGCCTCAGGAGGAAATGAATACTATG GAAACTGCATGCAAATCAACATCAGTCTCATTCACAG AATCCCCAAATGGTGCATTATATTTTGATGCTGATCTGAGAAAATACCATCATTCACTTG ATAACAACCCCAATGAGCCTGTGTTTTTGGATGAAATGACAGGGAATATGTACTCATATG ATATTTGTACTGTATCCTGCCAAGAG GAGTATCCTGAACTTCAACCAGTATTTGATAAAATGATGCAGCAAATAGAAGAACAG ACATCTGATGATGATAGTGACAAAGCTATCTACGAAGAAAATGATTCcaag ACatctgatgatgataatgacaaaGCTATCTACGAAGAAAATGATTCcaag ACatctgatgatgataatgacaaaGCTATCTATGAAGAAAATGATTCcaag ACatctgatgatgataatgacaaaGCTATCTATGAAGAAAATGATTCcaag ATTCCAAAAAGGCTAAGGAAACTTAGACAATTAAGAAGCTACTCTAAAGATGATGCTGTCGAAAGTGATTTTGTACCATTTGATGAAGAAAGCGACACCTCTTCAGAAGAAGATGCTAACACATCAGATGAAGGCTATGCTGCTGATGAGAATCAACCCAGTACTAGTAATAAGGTATGTGTATTATCAACAGAGTACACTGCCCCAGAGGAAAAATCAAAAAGAGCTTGGAACAGACAACACTACTGCATCTACTGTGAGAAAACTGTTCTACAAATAGCACGACATTTCAAAACTCATCATTTTGATGAATCATTGGTGATTAAGGCCTTAAATGAACCTAAAAAGTCAAAGGAACGAAATGCCATTTTTgaagaattaagaaaaaagGGGGACCATGCCCACAATATAAAAGTcttcaaagaaggaaaaggtCAACTTTTGGTGTATAAAAGACCACAAATGGGGCTACTGGATGCAGAGGATTTCATTCCTTGTCCAGATTGTCACGGATATTTTGCAAAAAGATCTCTCTGGAGACACCAGAAAAATTGCACCTCAGAATctaaaaatgaaagtaaacaaacctTGGGCCTTCGGAGAGCTGCCAGAGTACTGCTTCCCACAAAGGCAGACTGCAGTTCAAAACTGCAGAACATACTTGCAGGTATGAAGGCTGACAATATTGTATTAACAATACGTGCAGATCCTTGGTTATGCAAATTGGGGGAACACTACATCAATGACAGCCCAAATGCACACTACATTGTATCAGATAGGATGAGATCTGTTGCACGTCTTCTTCTCGAGACCCAAAAGCTAAATTGTGCCATAAAATCAGCTAAAGATTTAGTAAATCCATGCCATTTTGATAATGTAATTTCAGGTGTGAAGGGCTGCTGTGGGTTTGACGATGCATCGCAAATGTTTGCCACACCATCATTGGCTAAAAAGCTAGGTCAAAGCTTAAATGTGCTGGCAGATATAAGTATTGCAGAAGCAATAAAAGCTGCAGATGCTTCACAAGAGAACATGGCCGAGCAATTCTTAAAGCTTAAGAAATTGCAGTGGAACAAGAAAATTGCCACTAAAATCTACAAACAGCAAAGCAAACAAAAGTGGCAAAAGCCCCCTAAAATACCACTAACAGCTGATACTGTGAAATTGTATCAACTATTATCATGTAACATAAAAGAGAcaaaagaaagtttgaaaacagAGGTAACAACATCGCTATGGAGGGAGTTGGCCTCACTAACTCTTACACAACTGATAATGTTTAACAGACGTCGACCTGGGGAAACCCAGAATCTTAAACTGGAAGATTACAAACAACAAACAGGGCAAAAAAAAGACTTTCAAGATGAGATATATGATTCACTTCCAGTAGCACAAAAAATTGCCTCAAAAAGGCTAAGCCTAATAATGACAAGGGGTAAGCGAGACCGCGGTGTTCCAGTAATGCTAACCCCCAACATGAAAGATTCAATAGAAATACTGAACAACACTAGGGAACTTGCTGGTGTTGATCCCCAAAACCCTTACATCTTTGCATGCCCATCAGGGGAGTCTCTACAGCCTCTTCGTGGATATGATTGCCTGCATAAATATGCACAACAGTGTGGGGCTCAAAATCCTGAACGCCTTACAGCCACAAATATGAGGAAGCATCTTGCTACATTGTCACAAATTTTGAATCTTTCAGAATCAGAATTAGAACAACTGGCTAATCACTTGGGGCATAATATCAGTGTTCACAAAGAATACTACCGCCTTCCACAAGATGTGATATTTCTTGCGAAAGTCAGCAAACTGTTACTTACTGCTGAAAAGGGCCATATTCATAAGTATCAAGGAAAAGCTTTGGCAGATTTTGAAATAGATAATAAAGAACTCTTGTCAGATAGAGAAATGTCTGATGAGAATGAAAGTGAGATAGATGAAGTTGAAACTCAAGAAATACCTGATAGCCAGGCTCATACAACtgtcaatacaaaatacaaaaagagAGTAATATCCTCAAGAACAAAATGGAGTAAACATGAAGAAACGGCTGTCATGAATGACCCACAGCTTAAGAAAGCCATCAAAACCATGCATCCTCCTGCATACAAAGCATGTCATGATGCAAGAGAAAACAATGCCTGTTTGCAAAATAGGTCAATTACACAAATCAAATCCAAAGTTTGGAACATTATACAGAAAAAATCTAAAGCACAGTTACAAAAGGAGCATTAG